The following are encoded together in the Lactuca sativa cultivar Salinas chromosome 1, Lsat_Salinas_v11, whole genome shotgun sequence genome:
- the LOC111879263 gene encoding F-box/FBD/LRR-repeat protein At1g13570: protein MNLMTESNGRVVSCVGEDRISNLPEHLIDSILERIPVQDTVRTSIISKSWRYRWTKLKAVVFDKHFSNKFAKNGAFGRNGFVRIINQVLFLHKGPILKFHLNIPNMVLDSFLEVDQWMSFLSRQGVTELVLTNLNQRYELPSYLFCFLELRKLELQNCFYKPLEFEGFLNLEELFLKDIDFGASLSGAKVNLPQLKKLSLYWCINVYNFNIKATKLQYLEVLTCPDAMLIQLLDSPCLFEVVIILQNRIQDYEQAEKTNLATIFSNLPTVRTFGIDSYFVKFLAAEKIPKLLPHPICSLKCLWLLFFQLGDLDLLHAALCLLRNSPNLESLHMYMQDMQDPRVDVGPASNHLESPNCLDCTLDQLQTVEITYLEGSKPELLFIKLLLAHSPSLEKLTITASGDLDAKKILAISKDVMRFPRASPKAEVVYLNSEA, encoded by the exons ATGAATCTGATGACAGAGAGTAATGGGAGGGTTGTCAGTTGTGTTGGAGAAGATAGAATCAGTAACCTGCCAGAACACTTGATAGATTCAATCTTAGAACGGATCCCAGTTCAAGACACAGTAAGGACAAGCATTATATCAAAAAGTTGGAGGTACAGATGGACCAAATTGAAGGCTGTGGTTTTTGATAAACATTTCTCCAATAAATTTGCAAAAAATGGAGCTTTTGGTCGTAATGGGTTTGTCAGGATCATCAACCAAGTCTTGTTCCTTCACAAGGGTCCTATCTTGAAATTTCATCTCAACATACCAAACATGGTTCTTGATAGCTTCCTGGAAGTTGATCAATGGATGTCATTCTTATCTAGACAGGGTGTTACTGAACTCGTCCTTACTAATTTAAATCAACGTTATGAACTTCCTTCTTATCTGTTTTGTTTTCTAGAATTGAGAAAGTTGGAACTGCAAAACTGTTTCTATAAGCCACTTGAGTTTGAAGGATTTCTCAATCTTGAAGAACTTTTTCTCAAGGATATCGATTTTGGGGCTAGCTTGAGTGGAGCTAAGGTCAACCTACCACAGCTTAAGAAGTTGTCCCTGTATTGGTGCATAAATGTTTACAATTTCAATATTAAGGCTACAAAACTGCAGTATTTGGAAGTCCTAACTTGCCCTGATGCCATGTTGATCCAGTTATTAGACAGTCCATGCCTTTTTGAGGTTGTAATTATTTTGCAGAACCGCATACAAGATTATGAACAAGCTGAAAAAACTAATTTGGCCACAATTTTTAGTAACTTGCCCACAGTTAGAACCTTTGGTATTGACAGTTATTTTGTTAAG TTTTTGGCTGCAGAAAAGATTCCTAAATTGCTTCCACATCCGATTTGTAGTTTAAAATGTCTCTGGTTGCTGTTTTTTCAACTTGGTGATTTGGATCTACTTCATGCTGCTCTTTGTTTGCTTCGAAACTCACCCAATCTGGaaagtctgcatatgtatatgcAGGACATGCAG GATCCCCGAGTAGATGTGGGACCTGCTTCAAATCATTTGGAATCCCCAAACTGCTTGGATTGTACATTGGATCAGTTGCAAACTGTTGAGATAACATATTTAGAAGGATCAAAACCAGAACTTCTTTTTATAAAGCTTCTTCTTGCTCATTCCCCTTCTCTCGAGAAGCTTACCATCACAGCAAGTGGAGATCTTGATGCTAAAAAAATACTTGCCATCTCAAAGGATGTTATGCGCTTCCCTCGAGCATCACCAAAAGCAGAAGTGGTCTACTTGAACTCGGAGGCATAA